CCAGGGCCAGGAGCGGGAGCTCGGTCCACCAACGGGGCCGTTGGCCCGGCACGGGCGCGGTGGTGGCATGCGGCATCCGGAAGTTCTCCATCATGTGTTCACGCGGCCGACGGCGGGCGTTCAACCGTACGGTGCAGGTCGGCCGCGATTCGCCCGGGGGTACCTTTTCGGTACCCCTCAGCTGCTCGGATTCGTCTGTGGTCAGTGGGACGCCGGTGCGGCCCCACAGGTTGCCTCTCGCGAAGGTACGCGATGATGGAAATCCGGACGATCCGTTTCCCCGCTCCACCTGTTGAACCCGTTCCATCCCGGGCGGATTCGTCCCCATCGATGTCCAAGATCTCAGATCCCGCATCTCAGGTCCCAGTTTTTCAGGGAGAGCTGTCACATGGCACCGCGCATCCTGCTGGCCCGGCACGGTCGGACGGAATGGTCCGTCAAGGGCAATCACACCGGCAGGACGGATATTCCGCTGCTCGACTCCGGGCGCGAGGGGGCCAAGCTCCTCGGTGAGCGGCTCCACCGCAGGCCGTGGGTGGACCTGCCCGGTCTGGAGGTCCGCACCAGCCCGCTCGTGCGGGCGTCCGAGACGTGCGAGATCGCGGGGTTCGGCGACCGGGCCGAGCCGTGGGACGCGCTGATGGAGTGGGACTACGGGGCGTACGAGGGGATGACGCCGGCCGCGATCAAGGCGGCCCGTCCGGACTGGTTCATCTGGCGCGACGGGGTGCCGGAGGGGGAGACCCTGGCCCAGGTGTCGGCCCGCGCCGACGAGATCGTCGAGTGGGCGCTCTCGGCCGACCGCGACGTCCTGGTCTTCGGCCACGGCCACATCCTGCGGGTGCTGGGGGCGCGGTGGCTGGGCGAGGACGCGTCGTACGCCGCACGTCTGCGGCTGGAGCCGACGGCACTGTCGGTCCTGGGGTGGGCGTACGGGGACCCGGCGCTGGAGCGCTGGAACGACACGGGCCACCTGGAGGGGTAGCGGCACGTTTCGGGCCGGGGCCCGAGGAACCAGCCCGTCCGGCGTTTGAGGACGGAACCCTCAGCCCGGGGCCAGGAGGCGAAATCCAGCCCGCCCGGCGTTTGAGGGCAAGGACCCGCGCCCGGGACCGGGGCGCGGTTCCGTCCTCAATCGCCGGACTGGCTTGAGCGGGCCAGCAGGTCTGAAGGGGCCGACGGGCTCGAGAAGGGCCCGGCGCCCCGTCCTCAAACGCCCGCCGCGGACATCGCGTGGCGGTCCAGGAAGTCCTTGACGTCCACCGAGCCCCGGCCCCGGGGACGCAGGACCGTGACCGCGTCGGCCAGCATCGACCGGATACGGGAGGACTGGACCTGGTCCAGCAGGTCGAGCACCCGGTGACCCGTCGCCGCGGCCTCCTCCGTGAGCCCGGCCAGGGCCAGGTCCGTGGTCAGCTCCGCGCGGTACAGCGCCAGATTCCGGGTGAAGTGCGGTTCCTGGAGCCGCGTCGCGCGCCGCGCGTGACGCGCGGCCCGCGACCAGTCGCCCAGCGCCGACCAGCACTGCGCCTCCAGCATCTCCAGCTCCGCCTCCCGGAAGAAGGTCATCCACTCCGGGTCCGCCGCGGACGGCCCCCGTCCGAACGCGGTGTGCGCCCGGCCGAGCGCCCGTTCGCAGCCGGTACGGTCCCCGAGCCCGGCCCGGCCCCCCGCCTCCCGCAGTGCGAGCAGCGCCAGCAGCCGCGGCGAGCCCAGGGACTGGGCGGCCCGCTGCCCCGCCTCCGCCGCGCGTACGGACTCGCGCGGCCGGCCCATGTCGCGGGCCAGGAACGACGCGTTGCAGAACGCGTGCGCCTCCAGCGCCGGGTCCCCGGCCAGCCGGGCGGTGGCCAGCGCCTCCGCGTAGTGCGAGCGTGCGTCGTCGAACCGGCCCGAGTCATGGGCCAGCCAGCCCACCGAGATGGCCAGCTCGCCGGCGCCCGTATGCAGCCGGTCCGCCGTGGAGCGGCGGGTCGCGGTGCCGGAGTCGAGCAGCGCGTACGCCGCCCGCAGCGGCTGCGAGGCCCGTCGGTACAGGCCGTCGCCGCCGTGCCGGTCGTCCAGCAGGCGGATCTGCCGCACCGCCTTCTCGACGGCGTTCACCTCCGCCTCGCCGACCCGGCGCTGCGCGGGCACGGAGGCGGCGGCGGGGCCGCCGAGGCTCAGGCCCAGGGAGGCGGCCGCCACCGCGGTGGTGCCGCTCGTCATGAATGCGCGACGCAGCACGTCGCTCTCCTCGTCGGTGTCGCCGCCGAACACGAGCAGCGGGGAAGTCGGGGGGCGCGGGGCGTCCGCCGCGGACCGGGCCCCTCGGCCGCGTACCGATTCGCGCGGTGAGAAGCCCAGGTCCGCCAGGGTCGCCCCGGGGAACATGTGCAGGAAGACCCGCTCGTACGCGTAGTTGGGGCAGCGGATCTCGCCGGACTCCACGCGTCCGATGTACCGGGCGTCGCACGCGACCTGCTCGCCGATCTCGCGAGCGGACCTGCGTACCGCGGCAGCGAACTCTCCGGCGGAGCGCTGTCCGCGCAGCCGCCGGAAGGCGGAGTTGGGAACTGCCCGTGTCGACACCATGACGGGGCCCTCTCTGGTGCGAGCCGGGCGCCTGTTTCCGGTGTCCCGGCGGAGCAAGAACGTACCTGCTGTGACGAGTCACACACACTGCGTTTCCCAACAAATCGGATATCTCGCCCACGATCCGCCATGAACTGCCACCCTTTGCGGCGGTGCTGCACCGTAGCCCTTGACGCGGTCGGCACGTTGGTCCATGCGGAGACGGAGTCCGGCTCCGCCCGGCGATGAGAGGAGAGGTCCCTTGTTGCACCTCGGCACGGCGACCGGATCGCGAACGACCGCGACGACTGCGGCCACCACGACGACGGCGGCCACCACGGCGACGGCAGGCACCACGGCATCCGCCGAGGGGCCCTGCGCCCCCGGCGCACCCCCCGAGCCCGAACCCTGCGATCTCGTGACCGTCCCCGCCCGCCAGGGCCTGGAGGCCGTCGACATCCTGCGGCGCGGCGCGGATGTGGAGGCCGTCGGTCCGGTCCTCCACGACGGCGCCTGCGCCACCCTCGGCTTCCTGGTGCCCCCCGGCACCGCCCAGGCCTGGGACGTACCGGGCAGTGCCTGTACGCAGACCGACGGCCGCGGGCTGCGCATCCCCGCCGAGCCGCCGGCCCCGGGCAGCGGCTGGCTGCTGCCGCCCGCCGACGACACCCCGGTCACCGACCCGGCCGTACTGCGGGCCGCGCTCGACCAGGCGGCCCGACTGATCGAGGCGGCCGACAACTGCCGCTGAGAAGGTGCCGGGTGGCCCCGGAGCTCATAATGGCCGGACGGCGGGTGCCTTGATCAGCCCGTCATGGCCGGTCCCCGACCGGCCCCGGACACGATGAGCAGTGAGCAGGGACGAGGAGCAGTGGCACGTCGAGGAGCGGCCGGTGGCGCGGGCGACCGCAAGCAGCGCGCGGACCGCAGGACCGACCGCAAGGCGGCACGCGGCTCCGAGCGCCCCACGGGCAACGTCACCGAGCCGGTGGACGGCGGCCTCGCCGAGCTCGTACCCGACCGGGAACGCCGGCGTGCCTGGACCCTGACGATCGACGGCGCCCCGCAGTCCCATGTGGACCTGGACGATCCGACGCACCTCTCGTTCGAGTACCAGCGCCGCATCGGGCACATCGCCGATCTGGTGGCGCCCCCCGGGCAGCCGCTGCACGTCGTGCATCTGGGCGGCGGGGCCTTCACCCTCGCCCGCTACATCGCCGCGACCCGCCCCCGCTCCACCCAGCAGATCGTCGAGGTGGACGCCGCCCTCGTCCAGCTGGTGCGCCGGGAGCTGCCGCTGGACCCGCAGGCGAGGATCCGGGTCCGCGCCACCGACGCCCGCGCCGGACTCGGGAAGATCCAGGACGGCTGGGCCGACCTCGTCATCGCCGACGTCTTCAGCGGGGCCCGTACCCCCGCCCATCTCACCAGCACCGAGTTCCTCGCCGAGGTGCGCCGCGTCCTGAAGCCCGGCGGGAGTTACGTGGCCAACCTCGCCGACGGGCCGCCGCTGGCCCATCTGCGCGGCCAGATCGCCACCGCCGCGGCCGTCTTCCCCGAACTGGCGCTCGCCGCCGACCCGACCGTGTTCCGCGGCCGCCGCTTCGGCAACGCCGTGCTGCTCGCCTCGGACGTGGCGCCGAGGACCGCGGAGCTGACCCGAAGGGTGGCGACCGATCCGCACCCGGGACGCGTCGAGCACGGGCGGGCGCTCGCCGACTTCACCGGCGGCGCGGCAGCGGTGCACGACGCGGACGCCAGGCCGTCACCCGCACCGCCGGCCACCGCCTTCGACTGAACTCCGCCGAGGGCTCAGGACTTCACGATCTCCACCTGCGGCGGATGGTCGTTCCAGGTGCAGAAGACCGAAACCGTCGTGCCGTCGTCCTTGGTGAAGTTCACCCGGATCCAGGTGGTGTTCGACCAGACCTGCACCGACCAGCCCTGCTCCGGAGTGGCCGACACCAGCTTCGCCGAGTCCTTGCCGAGCTCGAAGACGATCCGGCCGCCGTCGGTCCCGTAACTCCTCACCGTGCCCGACGCGGTGGGCGTCGCCGTCGCCGTCGCCGTCGGGCGCGGAGTACCGGAGGGGGTGTGCGACGGCGTCCGGGACGGGGTCGCGGACTGCTTCGCGGTGGCCCGGGGGGTGGCGCGGGGCGTCCTCGACGGGGACGGCGCCGGGCGATGCGTCGAGGACGACAGGATCCCGGCGCTGTCCCCGTCGCTCCGGGGCCCCGCCGCGATCGGCACCGCGCGCGGCGGGTCGTACGCCGTGCCCGCCATCACGGTGTGCACACCCCACCACGACAGCGTGACCGCGGCGCCGGTGGCGAGCGACCACGCGAGCGCGTGTACGAGACCTCGTTGCATCCGGCACATCCTGCCCCACGGTCCCCGCCCTGTCCCCACTACCGCCACCGGGCGGACCGCACCCGGTCCGATGGCGTACGGTGCCGCCCATGCCAAGTGTGCTCGTGGTCGAGGACGACCAGTTCGTACGATCCGCCCTCATCCGGCACCTGACCGAGGCCTCCCACACGGTACGGAGTGTCGGCACCGCGCTCGAAGCGCTGCGCGAGGTCGCCCACTTCCGGTTCGACGTGGTCATCCTCGACCTCGGACTGCCCGATCTCGACGGGGCCGAGGCGCTGAAGATGCTGCGCGGCATCACCGATGTGCCGGTCATCATCGCGACCGCGCGCGACGACGAGAGCGAGATCGTCCGGCTGCTCAACGACGGCGCCGACGACTACCTGACCAAGCCGTTCTCCGTGGAACACCTCTCGGCCCGCATGGCCGCCGTACTGCGCCGCTCACGGGCGGCCGGCGGCGAGGCCCCGCCGTCGCGCGTTCTCCAGGTCGGCGGGCTCTCCATCGACCCGCTGCGGCGCCAGGCCGAACTCGACGGAGCCGAACTCGACCTCACCCGGCGCGAGTTCGACCTTCTCACCTTCCTGGCCGGCCGGCCGGGCGTCGTCGTCCCGCGCAAGGAACTCCTCGCGGAGGTCTGGCAGCAGTCCTACGGGGACGACCAGACCATCGACGTCCATCTCTCCTGGCTGCGCCGGAAACTGGGCGAGACCGCCGCCCGGCCCCGCTATCTGCACACCCTGCGCGGCGTCGGCGTGAAGCTCCAGCCGCCCGCCGCACCCCCGGAGCAGCCCGCATGAGATGGGCCCTGGTCAAGGTCTGCCTGGCCGTCACCGCGATGGTCGTGATCGCCTTCGCCGTCCCCCTCGGTCTCGTCATCAAGGAGATGGCGCGCGACCGCGCCTTCTCCGACGCCGAACGGCAGGCCGCGACGATCGGCCCCACGCTCTCCATCACCACCGACCGCACCGAGCTGGAAACGGCCGTCCTCACCACCGAACCCGGAGTCGCCGGACGGATGGCCGTCCACGTCCCCGCGTCCGGCGAGGCCGACGGCGTGGCGGTGGAGATCGGCATCCGGCGCGCCACCCGCAAGGACCTGGAGACCGTACGGAAGTCGGGGCGCGCCTCCATCACGGAGGTGGCGGGCGGCTCCGCGCTGCTCCAGCCGACGTCGCTGGGTTCCCGGGGCACCGTCGTCGTCGAGGTGTTCGTGCCGGAGGACGAGGTCTCCAACGGCGTCGCCACCGCCTGGCTGATGCTGGCGGGCGTCGGTATCGCGCTGATCGTCGGATCGGTGGCGGTGGCCGACCGGCTGGGCGTACGCATGGTGCAGCCGGCCCGGCGGCTGGCGGGCGCCGCGCAGGACCTGGGGGAGGGGCGGCTGGGCACCCGGGTGCCGGAGGAGGGGCCGACCGAACTCCGTTCCGCCGCAGCCGCGTTCAACTCCATGGCCGACCAGGTCGTCCAGCTCCTCGCCAACGAGCGCGAACTGGCCGCCGACCTCTCGCACCGGCTGCGCACCCCGCTCACCGTGCTCCGGCTCAACGCCGCCTCGCTCGGCGAGGGGCCGGCGGCCGAACAGACCCGGGCGGCCGTCCAGCAGCTGGAGCGTGAGGTCGACACGATCATCAGGACCGCCCGCGAACAACGCCCCCAGCCCCAGGGGCAGAACGGCGGGCCCGGGGCCGGCTGCGATGTCTCCGAGGTGATCCGCGAGCGGATGGACTTCTGGTCCGCGCTGGCGGAGGACGAGGGCCGCGAGGTGCGCCTGGCGGGAGTGGACCGTACGGTACGTATCCCGGTGGCCCGCCCCGAACTGGTCGCCGCACTCGACGCGTTGCTCGGCAACGTCTTCCGGCACACCGCGGAGGGCACCGCCTTCTCCGTCGACGTCCACCACAGCGGGGACGCGGTGATCGTGCTCGTGTCGGACGCGGGCGGCGGCATAGCGGACCCGAAGGCCGCACTGGCACGCGGCAGCAGCGGGCGCGGCGGCGCGAAGGGTGCGGTGGGCTCGACCGGTCTCGGCCTCGACATCGTCCGCAGGGTCGCCGAGTCCACCGGGGGCGACGTGCGGATCGGGCGTTCGGTGCTCGGCGGCACCGAGGTGCGCATCTGGATCGGGCTCGACGGGCAGCAGCCGCAGCGGCGCGGGCGAGGCCACCGGGTGGGGCGGCAGCGACGCGGAGTCATCCGCCGGAGCGCGGCGCTCCGATTCCGTTCGGGCCCCCACCTTTAACCAGCGCCGATGCCCTCCTTAAGACAACCCTAAGAACATCAACCCCGGTCCGGATCGCGCCGTTTGCCGGGTTCGGTGCCGCTAGCGTGCTCCCGCATCCCCCACTTCCGTATGACGAGGCAGGAACGCGATGGGCACCAGCACGCACCGGCGCACGGCGAGCACCAGGACCAAGGCGATCGGCGCGGTCGTCGCCGCGGCCGTGATCGGCGGCACGGTCTTCGCCCTCACCGGCACGGCCCAGGCGGCGGCCGTCGGCGCCGCGTACACGAGGACCAGCGGCTGGACCGGCGGATACACCGGGCAGTACGTCGTCACCAATGACACCGACACGGCCAAGTCCGGCTGGACGCTCGAATTCGACCTGCCGGCGGGCACGAGGCTCAGCTCGCTGTGGAACGGCGAGCACACCGTCAGCGGCAGCCACGTCACGGTCAAGCCGGCGAGCTGGGACAAGGAGCTCGCCGCCGGGAAGTCCGTCACCATCGGCTTCGTCACCAGCTCCGACGGCACGGCCGCCGACCCCACCGGCTGCCTCATCGACGACGCCACGTGCTCCGTCGACACCGGCGCGACACCGGAACCGAGCGGCCGCCCCACCGAGACGGCGACCCCCACCCCGACCGCTTCGGCCACCCCCACCGCTTCGGCCACCCCCACCGAACAGCCCACCGCGACCGCGACGGCGACCCCCACCCCGACGCCCACCGAGACCGA
This genomic interval from Streptomyces sp. NBC_00464 contains the following:
- a CDS encoding HAMP domain-containing sensor histidine kinase — encoded protein: MRWALVKVCLAVTAMVVIAFAVPLGLVIKEMARDRAFSDAERQAATIGPTLSITTDRTELETAVLTTEPGVAGRMAVHVPASGEADGVAVEIGIRRATRKDLETVRKSGRASITEVAGGSALLQPTSLGSRGTVVVEVFVPEDEVSNGVATAWLMLAGVGIALIVGSVAVADRLGVRMVQPARRLAGAAQDLGEGRLGTRVPEEGPTELRSAAAAFNSMADQVVQLLANERELAADLSHRLRTPLTVLRLNAASLGEGPAAEQTRAAVQQLEREVDTIIRTAREQRPQPQGQNGGPGAGCDVSEVIRERMDFWSALAEDEGREVRLAGVDRTVRIPVARPELVAALDALLGNVFRHTAEGTAFSVDVHHSGDAVIVLVSDAGGGIADPKAALARGSSGRGGAKGAVGSTGLGLDIVRRVAESTGGDVRIGRSVLGGTEVRIWIGLDGQQPQRRGRGHRVGRQRRGVIRRSAALRFRSGPHL
- a CDS encoding tetratricopeptide repeat protein; the encoded protein is MVSTRAVPNSAFRRLRGQRSAGEFAAAVRRSAREIGEQVACDARYIGRVESGEIRCPNYAYERVFLHMFPGATLADLGFSPRESVRGRGARSAADAPRPPTSPLLVFGGDTDEESDVLRRAFMTSGTTAVAAASLGLSLGGPAAASVPAQRRVGEAEVNAVEKAVRQIRLLDDRHGGDGLYRRASQPLRAAYALLDSGTATRRSTADRLHTGAGELAISVGWLAHDSGRFDDARSHYAEALATARLAGDPALEAHAFCNASFLARDMGRPRESVRAAEAGQRAAQSLGSPRLLALLALREAGGRAGLGDRTGCERALGRAHTAFGRGPSAADPEWMTFFREAELEMLEAQCWSALGDWSRAARHARRATRLQEPHFTRNLALYRAELTTDLALAGLTEEAAATGHRVLDLLDQVQSSRIRSMLADAVTVLRPRGRGSVDVKDFLDRHAMSAAGV
- a CDS encoding response regulator transcription factor, which translates into the protein MPSVLVVEDDQFVRSALIRHLTEASHTVRSVGTALEALREVAHFRFDVVILDLGLPDLDGAEALKMLRGITDVPVIIATARDDESEIVRLLNDGADDYLTKPFSVEHLSARMAAVLRRSRAAGGEAPPSRVLQVGGLSIDPLRRQAELDGAELDLTRREFDLLTFLAGRPGVVVPRKELLAEVWQQSYGDDQTIDVHLSWLRRKLGETAARPRYLHTLRGVGVKLQPPAAPPEQPA
- a CDS encoding spermidine synthase, which produces MARRGAAGGAGDRKQRADRRTDRKAARGSERPTGNVTEPVDGGLAELVPDRERRRAWTLTIDGAPQSHVDLDDPTHLSFEYQRRIGHIADLVAPPGQPLHVVHLGGGAFTLARYIAATRPRSTQQIVEVDAALVQLVRRELPLDPQARIRVRATDARAGLGKIQDGWADLVIADVFSGARTPAHLTSTEFLAEVRRVLKPGGSYVANLADGPPLAHLRGQIATAAAVFPELALAADPTVFRGRRFGNAVLLASDVAPRTAELTRRVATDPHPGRVEHGRALADFTGGAAAVHDADARPSPAPPATAFD
- a CDS encoding histidine phosphatase family protein, which produces MAPRILLARHGRTEWSVKGNHTGRTDIPLLDSGREGAKLLGERLHRRPWVDLPGLEVRTSPLVRASETCEIAGFGDRAEPWDALMEWDYGAYEGMTPAAIKAARPDWFIWRDGVPEGETLAQVSARADEIVEWALSADRDVLVFGHGHILRVLGARWLGEDASYAARLRLEPTALSVLGWAYGDPALERWNDTGHLEG